The genomic stretch TACCAGTCCTTTCTGAAAAATTAAGTGATAATTActattgaaaaaagaaatgcatagAACGGGAACTGAGAGATTTATGAAGATTATGAATGAAATGTGCTGCTGAGCTGATGGGCATGTCATTTGTTACAGAAAgctttgaaacacacacaaaaaaaaaatagagttcAATGAGCAGTAAAAGCTTTTAGCTAATTTGGTTTCTCTTTTTCCTGGCTTTACACTATAAATTGTATAATGTACACCTACTGAACATATAtacttatttttaaagaaagaaatgttgaATACTAAATAGACAACTAAACAAAGACATAAAAAtatcagcatttatttattagcaaaGTCAACTTCAGTACAGAATAACAACGAAATGGATTTGTTTTAATGGTCTAGGGAAGCCATAGAATGGgtataattatttaacacaGACATTTGTAGTTAAATCTCATTCGATCCCAATTCCTGAGACAACCCATAACCATCTAGAGCCATTTTAGACTAGTCATTATTACCACAGtaacacattaaaatatttataattacccATCACCCAAAAGTCCCACATAGACTACAAGTCGtttataaaaagatttaatattgCTACCTACTTTCAAAGGCTTGAATGGTAACAAAGCCATGTGTAGAACAGCAGTACACACCTATGTTTTCTTCAAATCggctcatcttttctttttaaaaaaaaaaaaaaaaaaaaccctcctttTGGATATTTTAGGagcttaaaaatatattttaaaaagcagcTCCTGCAGGACCACTTAGCCTCTAGTGGGCTTATTAGCAGGAATAATTGGAGGTCTACTGCGATCATCAAGGCGGTCCCGACGACGGTCGTCATACCGATCGCCTCGTCGATCATCATATCGATCACTTCTTCGGTCATCGTAGTCGCTTCGATGGTCATCGTAGTCGCTTCGACGGTCGTCATAACGGTCCGAGCGCCGGTCGTCATAACGGTCCGAGCGCCGGTCGTCATTACGGTCCGAGCGCCGGTCGTCATTACGGTCCGAGCGCCGGTCGTCATATCGGTCAGAGCGCCGGTCGTCATATCGGTCGTCATATCGGTCAGAGCGCCGGTCGTCATATCGGTCAGAGCGCCGGTCGTCATAGCGTTCAGGGTCATACTGCCGGTTGTCTGGCCGGCTTTGCAGTTTGTCACGATCTCGCCGGTCATCATAGGGCTCACTGCCCTCTTCTTGTTCGTCACGCATGTCTGCTTTGCCCTCGACGTGCCTCTCTTCACGCATTTCAATCTTCTGCGGCTCTACATCAGTGTACTCAACATGCTCTTGTGATCTGTGTGTAATAAAGTGACAAATGTTTATGTTTCCCCCCCATACAGATACACAAGCAAGCCAAACAATGGAAATAAATCCAAGactacaaaatgtaaaaaataaaaatgatgtttaTAAAATTAGTTTGAAAAAGAGATTTTGCCCCACAACCAAAATTGAGATTAGAACAGGTCTTGCTCAAGTGTTGCATGCGCTGCTTGATAAACCAGTTTTCACAATGAAGTTACGACGTACCCCATGGCATACTCAACATGTTTTGCCTTTTTCCTTCGGTGGTAGCAGCAACAAGCAACAACAATCAGGATAATGAGACCAGCTGCACAGCCTCCGATTATTCCTGCTGTAGAGCCGAGTTTCATAGAGTCTGATGGAAATCAACACGGCACAAAAgcgaaaaatgaaagaaaatgccAAAAACAGATCAGTAGGAAAAAAAGGTCAACATTATAGTAGTATAATAgtatgatcaatattttttttaatataaaatacttgCATGGCATGACGGACAAAGTCAGATTACAGGA from Silurus meridionalis isolate SWU-2019-XX chromosome 24, ASM1480568v1, whole genome shotgun sequence encodes the following:
- the gpa33a gene encoding glycoprotein A33 (transmembrane), paralog a, with the protein product MILKVYSLCAVIHLVSSLTVDIPLPKYEFARGGDAVLPCFFKPLKPTNPSIFITWTVHADNTEDADLDILTYYHFSSTPPQLDINEDYIKRASFLPDIPNGWANLTLASLTSKDSRVFQCEVKIPSDTQGKQADTTSLVVLVAPSKPICTIQGTAEFYQNISLTCVSTEGTPTPTYKWQRYDVSNNPKENPPKATDVNGVLSLYNISVDTSGYYICTSTNKIRSESCNLTLSVMPYSMKLGSTAGIIGGCAAGLIILIVVACCCYHRRKKAKHVEYAMGSQEHVEYTDVEPQKIEMREERHVEGKADMRDEQEEGSEPYDDRRDRDKLQSRPDNRQYDPERYDDRRSDRYDDRRSDRYDDRYDDRRSDRYDDRRSDRNDDRRSDRNDDRRSDRYDDRRSDRYDDRRSDYDDHRSDYDDRRSDRYDDRRGDRYDDRRRDRLDDRSRPPIIPANKPTRG